A region from the Bombyx mori chromosome 15, ASM3026992v2 genome encodes:
- the LOC101741055 gene encoding follicle cell protein 3C-1: protein MQSGKGLVILAACLCLVMTEARRKLKRHDIEEEKSTEEFDEEYDDVEPCQCGVFMSQQVGVKEGRRGRPRGPPQGEPVVTYDTDSPSLPCGSGGFKHCISTCLDVILKYLPKAGPVICGAVERDVNREKAFLFVKNCGGDWIPTSFSAGKEFCCTNGEHHKC from the exons ATGCAAAGTGGCAAGGGTCTGGTAATTCTGGCTGCGTGTTTGTGTTTGGTGATGACTGAAGCTAGAAGGAAACTCAAGAGACATGACATAGAAGAAGAGAAATCCACCGAAGAATTCGACGAAGAGTACGATGAT GTCGAGCCGTGTCAGTGTGGGGTGTTCATGTCCCAGCAAGTGGGCGTCAAAGAAGGTCGACGCGGTAGACCTCGGGGCCCACCTCAAGGAGAGCCTGTCGTCACTTATGATACTGATTCACCCAGTCTACCCTGTGGCTCGGGTGGCTTCAAGCATTGTATCAGTACGTGCCTTGATGTA ATTTTGAAGTATCTTCCCAAAGCGGGTCCAGTTATCTGCGGAGCTGTAGAACGCGATGTCAATAGGGAAAAGGCCTTCTTGTTTGTGAAAAACTGTGGCGGCGACTGGATTCCCACTAGCTTTTCTGCCGGCAAAGAATTCTGCTGCACTAACGGAGAACATCACAAATGCTAA